A region of the Cannabis sativa cultivar Pink pepper isolate KNU-18-1 chromosome 3, ASM2916894v1, whole genome shotgun sequence genome:
AATACATCAGCATTGGAAAAATCGCAGGATAAAGAATACCTCCacaatttttctattatttgaaTAAGAAACGAGATTGTATTAAAAAGAGATGATGGGAATTCATCTGTATTACAGACAAGTAGCTGCATAGGCTGTCCACAATTTTTTGATATactatatttaaatataagagCTTTTTCCATATGCAAGCAATAAAGACAAGTTTAATTCAATGCATACTTAAAAGTGGTAGTTGTGTACCAAATTATCCCACGATAGAGCAGTAATATGAATACACACTTACACAGTACAGTACAGATATTGATAATATTAATATTGGGTGTCTTATTGCCAGCATCAATACaaagaattattttattgtaacAACGGTTTTCCTCCGCCATAAGTGAGGGTTTTCATATTTATAACGGGGAGAGGTCAGTCAAAGAAAAGTGGCCcctttctctttttcaaaaaaaaatattgggtgCCTATTGCCCTATCAAAGTACTTGCGACAGTCATAAGGTCCATTATAAATTAGCTTATTCTCCATCCCAAATACATAAGTGACAAACCAACACCATACCACCACCTCCAGTAAATCATTTCAATGGAAACGAGGCTTAGTTAAAATGTTGATGCACAGAAGGATCAAAATTCAATAATAGTAGTGCTCACCGATTTGTTCTGGTCAAATATCTCTTGTGTACCATTTCCATGGTGTACATCCTGCAATAACAACAGCCAAAATTAGTCGTAAAGCAAAACCAAAAGCAATAATATCAGATAAATATTCCTAAAAAATTCACCAAGTGAAATAGACAATGCAGTGAGCAATGAGTTGTTAGGCGATTAGTATGATGAGCTAGAGTATAGTAAATAAAAAGGACTTTGAGTCATTGTTTTGAGGATGGGTTTGTTGTGAGTGAGAATAGGGTCTATATATAGGTAAGTAAGAGGAGATATGGGGGTATGCAATGTATTGAGTGTTCACTCTTTTCATCAAAGGGGCCTAAGGACTCCAATAGCTTGTACTTGGTTATTCTCCTATTTTCAATATAATTTCCTACTGTTTTGCTACTGTTTTATTGTGTTCTTGAGTTCAAAATTATCAGGTCATATCATTTGGTATCAAAGATGCATTCTTGGGGATTGCCGGTGATTGAGAATGGAATCAAGAGTAGATGGATCGGATTCAGCATTAAAGGTTGTTCAAAGTCAGCTCAACAACCATGGAGTTGAACTAAAACATCATGGAGTTGCGCTGAAGTCGATGGAGGCGGTACTGGACAGATTGGGAACTGCCCGAAACAGAATTGATGATAAACTCGCCAACCTCAAGGAGAAAGGGTCAGATATTTTGGTTTCGGTCATTGTCTTCAAGGAGAAGGGTCTATGGTGATTGGTCGAGGTGGTTTTAATAGAAGAAACATGGGCTTTGTAGAGCGGCGAACAAAGTGGCAAACTCAGTTTCGAGTCCCGAAAATCGAATTATTGGTGTACGCAGAGGATGGCCACGATGAAAGGGCTTACAAGGTTGAATGGCACTACAGTTTGCAGATATTGACAccgacaaaaaaattaaaagttgcAGTTCTGTCTCGAAGGAGCAGCTCTGAGTTGGTTCCACCAGGATAATCAGAGATCCCATTCAATCATGGAATGAAATGATATCCTTGTTGTGTCGTCGATTCCGTTCCCAATCCACGCACGAAGGATCAATGTACGATCATGGTTGTGTTCATCATCGAGTGAATGTCGTGCAAGAATATCATCGAAGATTTGAGGTTGAAGATGTTGCTAATTTCGTTCAATCGAGGCTCTCGGTTGCAAATAGGCAGCAAATTTTTTCCTCCTCAAACATGCTAAGGGACAACAGAGAGTTCCAGAGGCTTGCTGAACAAACATCTCTGGCTTCAAAGAGTTTGTTCCCGTTACTTTTGACGTCGGAGAAGAAGGATACGCTAGTGACGTCGTCTGAGGTCTTGTTGGAGACAGTGCTGATGAATAATCGTCTGCTAGTGGAATCGCCGCCCGCGGTGCCAAAGAGGATAGTCACTGGAAACGGCAGCAGAAAAAGAGCAAAAGCTGAGGAGGAATCGATGCCAAAGGAGGAGTTGACACCAGTGGAGAAAGAGTTGTTGATGGTGTTGTAGGAGAAGAAACAGTCGCTGAAGTGGATTCCATTGTCGGCGCCAAGTTCGATACTGGTGCTAGAGAAGCCGCACTTACCAACGACCATGGAAGTCGTTTATGGGAGCGGTCGCGTGAAGTCGACGATTGGGGGCAAAGGGATCACTAATACACGATCATCAAATCTTGCCTTTAAGCCCTACTACAAATGGCCCACTCTATTTCGTTGGGCTCCAAATTCATCCCACCTCAAAAATGATATAAGGTCCACTTTATTAAGTGTTGGACAAGATCCAGCCCATAACTCTCCTTTGATCTGATTCATAAAGTGACCCAAGTAATTACTCAAATGAGAGAAAAGATTAATAATCCACACTACTCATGTGATTCAAGGTATAAAGTCACATTAACACACATTACTAAGGCCCATAACAGCAAAAgtcttaattttattaatcaaatttattgGTCAGCCCTTTGAGACCAAAGTAAGGGCCAACATGCTTTTCAAGCTTATCAATTGCAATATCAGATTCCCTCTTCATCACTTGGTCACAAGGAGGGGTTTCCTTCTTCGATAGCTTTTCTCACCAGCAACGTCCACCATGGACGCAATGACCAAGGATCGAGAGTCTTCTTCCTAGTGCCACAAGCAAAGGTGGCAGCCACCATGGTACTCATCAACGAGGAGCAACTCCAATTCGTTAAAGTTTCTCAATATGTCAAACCCAAGGAAGTAATAGCTTCCAACATCGTTTGGATATTCAGTGTCTAGGATCCGAGTTCAGCTTATCATATAGAGCTCTCAACATTTTGTTTCACTATCTTCTTAGCTTGTTAGGTTCCAAAcaagagttatctagttgtgagtGAACTATTATGGGAGAATTACATGGCCAATTTGGTCTTTGATTGAGGAAGGTGGAATTTTTTGCAAGTTTTGAGTCGTCAACCTATAATTGCCATATCTCAACAGTGGACGTTGCTAAACTGGTTTTTTGATAGAGGTCGATTGGTGTTTGATCTTAACAGTAGCCATGGACTTCACTCATTTGGCCTTGTTCTTTCACTCGGTACCTTTCAATGGAGACTATTCCACCAATCAAtcaccttgaggacaaggtgaATTTCGGGCGGCCGGTAATGTTAGGCCTTAGGATTAGTATGGTGAGCTAGAATATACCAACTAAAAGGGTATTTGAGTCATTGTTTTAAGGGTGGATTTGCAAGTGAGAAAGTTTATATGCAAGTGAGAAAGTTTTATATATAAGGGGAGAATTAAGGGTATGCAATGTACTGAGTGTTCACTCTTTGCATCAACAGGCCTAAGGGCTCTAATAGCTTGTAATTGATTTTTCTCCTACTATATCAATATAATTTCTTCCTGTTTGGCTACTATTTTATTGTGTTCTTGAGTTTGAAATTATCGAGTCATATCATGAGCATAAAAAGTGTTAGCCTTATTACCCAATCAACAATGAGCACCTTCCTAGCCCCTGCTTTTTGAGCTGCTACTGCCGCAACTGCTGCATTATTATGAAGACAAAATCCCATGGCCTGCCTAACACCAGCATGATGACCAGGAGGTCGAACCTGACATCCATTAACGATTAGTAATCTAAAGGCCCAATATCGAatgaaatgattaattaaattactCCAATAAAAAAATAGGGAAGTAAGCTCTCGTACCAGGGCAAACCCATTTTTGACGCGACCAGTAACGATGCCTGAAGCTAAATCAGCACATAAACCAGCTGCAAGTCTAGCAGCACATGCTGAATGCTCATTAGCATATGTATCAGAAGTAAAATAactggagaaaaaaaaaacccaattaATAAAAGCCTCACCTATCTTACCAATCATTAAGTATAATTAAATGAAATATTAAGAGAATTCTGATTGAATACCAAACTTATTGGGAAACTGATGGCATGTAAATCAAGAGGGAAGGAAAGGAACAACCACCACCTATGACATGCTTAACGGTGTGTTTGGAAAGCCACCATGTAATTAAAACTGAGCGTAATTTAGAATAATTAGAAGTTTTAGCATGTTCGTCCAACTAGCTAATTACATAGTAAGCATGTAATTGGAGGTAACTGAGGGCTCTCAATTACACTCTAATTCTCATGTcccccatgagaattggatgtaattataaattattactatttttagataatttatattattaaattgtgtaattactaactcATTAGTCAAATATGGAAAGAAGAATCCATATGTAATTACTACTAGACATTCAAACACGCATCATACTTTAAAATAGAGTGCGATTACTATGTGTAATTACAaccctagtaattacactaCCTAATAATTAAACAGTCGCTTCCAAACACTCACTAAGATGACGTTTGGTTCAAAGGAATAAAAACATAGGAATAAGAGTAAaaatgagaataggaataggaatgtaatcaaatttaaaatgtataaaaaaaaattgataaaaaaattattaaattttttctcatcttATATTAGAATGGTCTttccttccatttcaaaatagaatagtcattccaccaaaatgatgAAAAGGTCAtttggaatgacattccaatgctttaaaatacaaccaaaaaaagaatgaaataaTAATTGCTTCCTTTCCATTTCATTACTTCCAACCAAATGCCACCTAAGAGTAATAGAAGGTTAAAATACAAAGATACCAACTCACAAACTGATGGAGAGAAAATCACCAATTATCATCCATACCTAGCAAAAAGTTTGCTTGTGTGATCAACATCTTTGATATGCTCCAAGGAATGGACCTTTAATTTCAACAGTAAATGCAGAATTACCATGAGAAGGCTGCAAAGAGATGTCCAAGCTAAAACCCAACTGGGTTCAGAAACTTTATAATATAGCAACATAAGAAGGTGTCTCATTATCAACCAAAAGATCATAATGAAAAGAATCATtgcattatatatacatatatatcagcAAGCTATACAAACACTATCAAACATAGTGGCACACTTTCTCCCTAAGACAGATTCCACACAAAATATTTCATGATAATCTGACAACATTCATTGCCAAGTAACAATTATTACTCTCACCATCTGAAGTTCTTCTTTGGTAATTTCTCTAGCAGTAATTGGGTAGCATCTTCCAGGAAATATACCTGCAAAGCATTATAATTTTCTTGATTTAATAATGTCATTGAAAAGTTGGAAGGTATGAAAATATTTCTAAGATGAAGATATTTGAAATGCACTAACCAGCTATAGCAAGGCTGGCAGCAATAGCTCGAAGGCGATCGGGTCTTTCTGGGTGCGGATGTGATTTCATTTCAACCTATTCTAGCATAAATTATATGTGCATAACAATTATCAGAAACACGTATTACATAAGAAATCAGCAGATTCAATGGTTTGCTCCGCCATGATCAGAAAAGAGACATATTCTAGCATAAATTATAAGTGCATAACAATTATCAGAAACACGTATTACATAAGAAATCGGCAGATTCAATGATTTGCTCCGCCATGATCAGAAAAGAGACATTCTAGCAAAAATTATATGTGCATAACAATTATCAGAAACACGTATTACATAAGAACTCAGCAAATTCAATGACTTGCTCCGCCATGATCAGAAAAGAAACATGTAGCAAATGCATGCACAAAATAATGGGAGGAAATAAAAGCTCAGATGTAACTACTTAATGGATATTAGAATTCTGCACGTAAGATTTTGAACTAACATGGggcaaataaaataaattaccaCAAAAATgttctcatttcaaattcaagtATTTCACAGAGATCGCATGAGCAGGTATTGAAGAGAAGGAAAAGAATAATAGTGTTGAATTAAAGAAAACGGTAAATGAAATAGAAATCAGAAAAGGAATTTAGTAAAATGATAGTTAGATCAGCAGCACCGTACTTCCGAATGTAGCAACATCCTCTCGTCGAAACCTATTGCTGTGCAACTACTTGGAGCAGAATTTTGTGAAAAAGTATCTACATCCATGAAAGGAAAACAAAgttataaaacaattaattttcatCATATAATAGAAAGCTTTAATCTGTTAACACCTTTATGTATTTGTTTAGTTTCCAACTCTGAATATTGAAACGTAGGAGAGGCAAAAAATCCTTGTCTCAGTATCCCAGATTCCTTGTGTTCACCGCATATCTACATAAACATTGAACAAGTTACCTTGCAAGAAACACCAAACAagtattgaaaaagaaaaaaaaaatataatacccAGAAAGAAGGGGCAAAAACCATAAACATACATCACAGTGGACAATGTCATCAAAGTTGAGCATCGTACAATTGGGGCAGAACCACCTCAAGACTTCCACATGTTTCTGCAAGGGCTCCCAATCACTGTCGTCATCATCCTCGTCAAATAGGTTGTTGTTGTCATACATATCTTGAAAAGTCAATTCCTTGTGCCCTCTAGCCTTTTTCTGCAGAGAAGCAACAATAGATTATTAATCTGATCATTTACAACCACATTCCCAAAAACCATATAATCTGAAAGTGATTTGACATATCCATTGATCCACTTACAGTATCCGATTGTGAACCAGAACATATAACTTCCGAAAGATTGCTGGATATTCCTGACATATTTTTCTCTTCACAACTTCTGTCACAAGCTAAAGCACTAGCTCCATCGGACTCCAAATTTCCACATCTTCCATTGAACCCTTGACATGGAAGACTTATCTCAGCCTCACTATTTTTTATACGACTCATTTAATAGGTTTTGGGAATCACGTTGTGTTCAGAGATTCGAGGACTAAACTCAGTTTGGAAATTTTGGAAGTACAGTCGAGGAAAGACTGCTACATTTTCATCTCAGTTCTGGGAAATACTTGACTCAACCCTAATTTTAGAAGGAGGAGGGGTAAGGAAGTAGGCAGAAAAGCGGAAAACAGATTGAAGAGAATGGAGAACAAGCCTACCTGCCTGCGGATTCTACCAATAGTAGACTGGTGGTCTGTTTCAAATGTAAGAAGATTGAAGAAATTGATTCTACTTGAAAGGCCTTAAGAGTTAGAAGAACTGCCCCTATTTATTATTACAAGagtaataattcttttttttttttaaattaacttGTGCTTCATTGAAAAAACCAGACAGTACAAAGCAAACAAGTTAAATGGATGGCAAAGAACCATTCCACACAATCTCATTATCTAGTCCTAACCCAAATTTTGCAACCCAATGAGCCAACTAATTAGACTCTCGATACACATGTTCAATTCTCAGGTTAGGACTGAAAGATAATAAGTTTTTAATCCCTACTAAGACATCATCCAGAGGACTAGCATTCCAATTACAATGATTAAGTTTATCTATAATAGTTTTACAATCAGTCTTTAAAGTATCCACTGGAAGATGAAGTAACTGCACCCAAAAAATAGCATGATAAATGGCCTTAGCTTCTGCCATAACAGCAGGGATACTTCCAATACAAGGTTTAGCCACACCAGCTTTGACAACACCAGACTCATCAGCCACCACAATACCATAACTATGCTTTTGGCCACGAACATCAATGGCAGCATCAGTAAAGACCTGTAAATAAGAACCAGAAGCACTTGCCGACTCCCTATTTGAAGTCTGAGCCAACACACGAGTCTGCTGAAGTTTTTGCTGAGCATCCATATACTGAAAAAAGTAGTTTATACTCCAATCAAAAGTATCATTAACAGGGATAACATGCTTATGATGTATTTAGTTATTTCTGTTATTCCATAATGCCCAAAGAAAGCAAAACAAAATGCCAACATATTCCTTATCTAACACCTCAAAAGAGGTCAACAAAAAATCAGTAATATCAAGATGTTTAAATTTAAGATAAAGATCAACAAACCTAGAGGATTTCCAAGCCTTTTTC
Encoded here:
- the LOC115711299 gene encoding histone deacetylase 15; translation: MSRIKNSEAEISLPCQGFNGRCGNLESDGASALACDRSCEEKNMSGISSNLSEVICSGSQSDTKKARGHKELTFQDMYDNNNLFDEDDDDSDWEPLQKHVEVLRWFCPNCTMLNFDDIVHCDICGEHKESGILRQGFFASPTFQYSELETKQIHKDTFSQNSAPSSCTAIGFDERMLLHSEVEMKSHPHPERPDRLRAIAASLAIAGIFPGRCYPITAREITKEELQMVHSLEHIKDVDHTSKLFASYFTSDTYANEHSACAARLAAGLCADLASGIVTGRVKNGFALVRPPGHHAGVRQAMGFCLHNNAAVAAVAAQKAGARKVLIVDWDVHHGNGTQEIFDQNKSVLYISLHRHEGGKFYPGTGAADEVGTMGAEGFCVNVPWSRKGVGDNDYVFAFQHVVLPIASEFSPDLTIISAGFDAARGDPLGCCDVTPSGYAKMTQMLNDLSGGKLLVILEGGYNLRSISSSATSVIKVLLGESPESELQNVLPSKSGLHTVIEVLRIQMKFWPTVGSTFAKLQSQWEMYSLKNKKKQIKKLLRRRSLAPIWWRWGRKRVIYHLLNGHFNARKKSGR